The following are from one region of the Dreissena polymorpha isolate Duluth1 chromosome 2, UMN_Dpol_1.0, whole genome shotgun sequence genome:
- the LOC127866639 gene encoding 28S ribosomal protein S34, mitochondrial-like, whose protein sequence is MPVVNVGRESFFHGKSLYQIARKLKNFGQGRIVIRKKFERYEEPSFYRLTKVIPDLNAKGYNKGVAFGEKIFRGKNMGECKIDAGNKLDWVLVPRDQEQTILDSVKKVYPETVKVVPAAVPIPPTMQLFVSQELAAYGFKVETDFFVTRRKIAFSKFNNSKLDKGRVPVPEMYQKAKNSLPTQETKT, encoded by the exons ATGCCAGTTGTCAACGTTGGAAGGGAGAGTTTCTTTCACGGAAAGTCTTTGTATCAGATCGCTCGAAAGCTTAAAAATTTTGGACAAGGACGTATTGTCATCAGAAAGAAGTTCGAAAGATATGAAGAACCATCATTCTACCGTTTGACTAAAGTCATTCCAGACTTGAATGCCAAG gGCTACAACAAAGGTGTTGCTTTTGGGGAGAAGATATTCCGTGGAAAGAACATGGGGGAGTGTAAGATAGATGCAGGCAATAAGCTGGACTGGGTGCTCGTACCAAGGGATCAGGAGCAGACCATTCTAGACTCAGTGAAGAAGGTGTATCCAGAGACTGTGAAAGTCGTTCCTGCTGCAGTTCCCATTCCGCCAACCATGCAATTGTTTGTGTCTCAGGAACTGGCAGCTTATGGCTTTAAAGTGGAAACAGACTTTTTTGTTACAAGGAGAAAGATCGCCTTTTCAAAGTTTAATAATAGTAAACTTGATAAAGGCAGAGTCCCTGTACCAGAAATGTACCAGAAAGCTAAGAATTCATTACCTACTCAGGAaactaaaacataa